DNA from Streptomyces rishiriensis:
GCGCGTCCCGTCGCGGGGTACCCGCGTGGCCCACTGGGGCAGACTGATCACATGTCCAGCGCGTCCAGCCGCCGTAGAACGTGTCCCGTATGCCGTCGCGAGATCGCCGTCGTCGCCGGACGGTTCGCCCGGCACGACCCGCCGGGGGCGCGCGGGACCGGGGACCTCGTCTCCTGCCCCGGCTCCCGCAGCCCGGCGCAACTGGGCGCCGCCCAGCCGTCGTTGGACGGGTATGTGGTCCCGGATTTTCCGGGACAGCTGCCCCTCTTCTAGCGCCTCTTCCAGCCCTCGTCAGCGCTACTTCCCGCGCACCGCGTTCTTCAGTTCCCCGCCACCGCCTTGACCGCCACCGCCACCGGCGCCGAGCCGCTGATGAGCTCCAGGGTGAGGCCGGAGGTCGCCGGGGTGTCCAGCAGTTCGGCCAGGACGGCGGCCACGTCGTCGCGCGGGACGGGCCCGCGGCCCGTACGCGCCTCCAGGCGGACCAGGCCGGTGCCGGCGTCGTCCGTCAGGGCGCCGGGGCGCAGGATCGTCCAGTCGAGGGAGGTGAGGCCCTGCACGTGCGCGTCCGCCTCGCCCTTGGCGCGCAGGTAGACGTCGAAGACCTCGTCGCCCCGGTGGCCGGGGTCCGCGCCCATGGACGACACGACCACGAAGCGCCGTACGCCCGCCCGGACCGCCGCGTCCGCGAACAGGACCGCCGCGCCCTTGTCCACGGTGTCCTTGCGGCCCACTCCGCTGCCCGGGCCGGCGCCCGCCGCGAACACCGCCGCGTCCGCGCCCCGCAGCCGCTCCGCGACCGTCTCGACGGACGCCGACTCCAGGTCCAGGACGACCGGTTCGGCGCCGGCCGCCCGCAGGTCGTCGCTCTGTTCCGCCTTGCGGATGATCCCCGCGACCTCGTCCCCGCGCGCGGCGAGCAGGCGCTCCAGCCGCAGCGCGATCTGACCATGACCACCAGCGATGACAATGCGCATGCTTCCGACCGTACGCCCGGACCCCCGCATCCGCCGCATGACCTCGCCCGGGCCCCGTCCAACTCCCGGTCCGGTCCCTGCTGTCCCGTCCTTGCTGTCCCGTGCCCGCTGTCCCGTGCCCGCTGTCCTGTTCAGGCGGTTCTACGAGAGTTCTCCGCGTCCCTGCCTCGGCAGGCCCCACTCCGGGGCGGCCGTGGAGTTGCGGTACTCCCGGACCGCGCTCGTGCGGGCCACCACGCGGCCCTGGTGGATCACGATCCTGCTGTACGCCAGGGACAGGGCGCCCGCCAGTCGGTCGCCGCGAACGGCCAGGAGGTCGGCCGGGAAGCCCGCCTCCACGCGGACCTCGGGGAGGCCCAGCGCGGCCCGCGCGGACGTGCTCACGGCGTCGTAGGCGTCCTCGGCACGCAGGCCGTGGCGGGAGGCGAGCAGGTAGGCCGCCTCCAGGGGGTCGCCGCGGCCGACCGGGTTGGAGACGTCCCGCAACGCCCCGCTGCCGGCGGCGACCCGTACGCCCGCCGCGCGCAACAGCCTTACGGGCGCGGCGTCCCGGTGCTCGACGGTGCCGCAGCCGCCCTGGGGGAGGCAGACCACCGTCACGCCGGCGGCGGCGAGTTGGTCGGCGGTGCGGCCGGCCGCTTCGGCGGGGAGGTCGTCGAGGCCGCCGCAGGGGCTCAGGGTGACGCCCGGGCGCAGGCCGCCGGCCATCGCGGCGAGGCGGGCGAGGCGGGCCGGGTCGGCGGCGTCGGTGTGCAGGTCGACGGGGCAGCCGTGTTCGGAGGCGACTTCCAGGACGGTCTCCACGTAGCCCGTCGGATCGGGGTCGAGGTCCGGACAGCCGCCCACCACCGAGGCGCCCATCTTCACCGCGTCCCGCAGGATCGCGAGCCCGTCCGCCCCGGCTGCCCCGGTCAGTACCCGGGGCATCGCCACCGCCGTCAGTTCGGCGAGCCCGCGCAGCGAACGCCGGGCCTGGAGGACGGCGGCCAGCGCGCCGAGGCCCTGGACGTCGCCCACGTGCACATGGGCGCGCAGCGCCGTCGCGCCGTGGCCCAGTTGCAGCAACGCGGCCTCCGTGGCGCGGCGCTGGACGTCCTCGGGGGCGTACGAGACCGGGCCGTCGGTGTCGGCCGTGAGCGCGGTGTCGGCATGCGCGTGCGGCTCGGCGGGGGCGGGGAGCAGGAGGTAGCCGCCGAGGTCCACGCGCGTGCCGCCGCGGGCCGGGCCGGTCGTCAGGCTGCCCGCCGTGCCGACCGCCTCGATACGCCCGCGGCCCAGCCGTACGTCCACGGTCCGGCCGTCGGCCAGGCGCGCGCCGCACAGCAGGAGGGCGGCCGGGTCCGGCGAACGTCCCGAGGCGCCGGACGCGGACGACGGCCAAGGGGGCGGCTGCGGCTGGCTGTCGGGCATCGCACTCCAGGGGCTCGGCACGGGACTGCGCGGGGACGCGGGTGACGCGCGGTCGCGGGGACGCAAGATCACGCAGAGTGAGTCGAGCCTAGGACGGCGTTTCGGCGTCAGCGGGGAGGAGCGCAATAGTCGTACCGGTGTGGTCCGGTGGGCGGGAGGTGCTCGGGAGGCCGCTGGGACCCTGCGGAAACGGCCCTCCGGGCGGTCCCGGAAGGCCTCGCGAAACGGATTTGGGTGAACGGCTGCGGACCGTGTAATGTCTTCATCGCTCGCCCCAATAGCTCAGTCGGTAGAGCGTCTCCATGGTAAGGAGAAGGTCTACGGTT
Protein-coding regions in this window:
- a CDS encoding hydrolase, encoding MPDSQPQPPPWPSSASGASGRSPDPAALLLCGARLADGRTVDVRLGRGRIEAVGTAGSLTTGPARGGTRVDLGGYLLLPAPAEPHAHADTALTADTDGPVSYAPEDVQRRATEAALLQLGHGATALRAHVHVGDVQGLGALAAVLQARRSLRGLAELTAVAMPRVLTGAAGADGLAILRDAVKMGASVVGGCPDLDPDPTGYVETVLEVASEHGCPVDLHTDAADPARLARLAAMAGGLRPGVTLSPCGGLDDLPAEAAGRTADQLAAAGVTVVCLPQGGCGTVEHRDAAPVRLLRAAGVRVAAGSGALRDVSNPVGRGDPLEAAYLLASRHGLRAEDAYDAVSTSARAALGLPEVRVEAGFPADLLAVRGDRLAGALSLAYSRIVIHQGRVVARTSAVREYRNSTAAPEWGLPRQGRGELS
- a CDS encoding SDR family oxidoreductase, with the protein product MRIVIAGGHGQIALRLERLLAARGDEVAGIIRKAEQSDDLRAAGAEPVVLDLESASVETVAERLRGADAAVFAAGAGPGSGVGRKDTVDKGAAVLFADAAVRAGVRRFVVVSSMGADPGHRGDEVFDVYLRAKGEADAHVQGLTSLDWTILRPGALTDDAGTGLVRLEARTGRGPVPRDDVAAVLAELLDTPATSGLTLELISGSAPVAVAVKAVAGN